CGTGGAGACAGATCGTGTCCGCCTGCAAGCTCAGATCCTCTCCCTCCAGGGAGAGGACCTTCCCCGTGCGGACGAGCCTGACCACCTGCGCCGCCGCATCCGCGGCGCTGTGCAGCAGCGCCCCCGGCTGATCGCGGGGCGTCAGGGTGCCGTCGCGCTGGTAGCTGCGATCGGCGAAAGCCTCGCTCGCGGTTCGCAGCCCCGCGGCGGCGCCCGCCCGCAGCAGCTCGCTGCCGGGCGGGCCGAACAGCGTCAGCTCCGCGCTGACGCTCAGGGTCGCAGCCGCGATGGCGGCGGCTAGCTCATGGCGCTTCGCGGCCATGTGATAGAGCGCGCCATGCGGCTTGACATGCTGCAGGCGTCCGCCTTCGGCGTGGACGAACGCCTGCAGCGCTCCGAGCTGATACAGCGTCAGCTCGTAAGCCTCGGCAGGCGTGATCGCCATCTCGCGCCGCCCGAAGCCCTGCAGATCGGGCAGGCCCGGATGGGCCCCGATCGCAACGCCTTTGCGCAAGCACAGCTGCACGGTGCTGCGCATGGTGGCCGGATCGCCTGCATGGAACCCGCAGGCGATGTTCGCGGAGCTGACGTAGTCAAGCAGCTCCGCATCACGGCCTAGGCGATAAGCGCCGAAGCCCTCGCCCATATCGCAGTTCAAATCAATACGCAGCCTCTCCACTCGGCCGTCCTCCTTTTATTTACGTGATACCGTGATCTTGGTACCAAGCCTGCATTCCTGCTTCCAAAAGCCGCAAATCCATCGCTTGCAGGAGAAGCTGCTCCTGCGCTTCCCGGTGGCTGACTACCTCGAAACGGATCGTTCCGCCCGGCTTTACTTGAGCCACCAGCGGAAGATCCGCTGTAATGACATGGGCGATACGCGGATAACCGCCAGTCGTCTGACAATCCGCCATCAACAGAATCGGTTGTCCTCCTGCAGGCACCTGAATCGTCCCTTGGACGACGGCTTCGGATATCATTTCAGGAGATGCTTCCTTCATACAGAGGTGGTCCCCCTTCAAACGATAGCCCATACGATCGGATTGCGGTGTCACCATAAACCCTTGAGCAGCAAACTGCCATCGACTTTCCTCCGTGAAATGAGCAGCCTCTTTTCCCCATGTCACTCGCAGCGTAGGATTCTCCTCATATGGCGGGCGTATAAGCGTACTCACTGCTCCCACAGGTTGATTACCAGCGAGCCTTTTAACTTCACCTTCACCAACATTCAACTGATCGCCAGCTTGAAGCCCTCTTCCTTCATAACCGCCTAATCCTGCTCGCAAATACGTGCT
Above is a genomic segment from Paenibacillus sp. HWE-109 containing:
- a CDS encoding biotin-dependent carboxyltransferase family protein, translated to MGFEVSKPGLLSTLQDEGRFGFRKYGVIASGPMDSYAHRTANILVGNKADASTLEMTLSGPTLTAQKDMVIAICGADMEAEIDGTSMPLWRPFNIYQGEQLAIHYARQGCRAYLAVSGGFEGRSVLGSQSTYLRAGLGGYEGRGLQAGDQLNVGEGEVKRLAGNQPVGAVSTLIRPPYEENPTLRVTWGKEAAHFTEESRWQFAAQGFMVTPQSDRMGYRLKGDHLCMKEASPEMISEAVVQGTIQVPAGGQPILLMADCQTTGGYPRIAHVITADLPLVAQVKPGGTIRFEVVSHREAQEQLLLQAMDLRLLEAGMQAWYQDHGIT
- a CDS encoding LamB/YcsF family protein — protein: MERLRIDLNCDMGEGFGAYRLGRDAELLDYVSSANIACGFHAGDPATMRSTVQLCLRKGVAIGAHPGLPDLQGFGRREMAITPAEAYELTLYQLGALQAFVHAEGGRLQHVKPHGALYHMAAKRHELAAAIAAATLSVSAELTLFGPPGSELLRAGAAAGLRTASEAFADRSYQRDGTLTPRDQPGALLHSAADAAAQVVRLVRTGKVLSLEGEDLSLQADTICLHGDGAHAVAFARDIRSLLNSSGIAVMALG